Proteins encoded together in one Tripterygium wilfordii isolate XIE 37 chromosome 14, ASM1340144v1, whole genome shotgun sequence window:
- the LOC120015054 gene encoding uncharacterized protein LOC120015054 — translation MSAEEGKADAQLFQLLSNLLQQVESLTNQEEVELRSKIEALGLEVTKVPSKSSQNLDELEIARELDKLSAKLDDVNELISSTMATDPQVQSLLSGTADVWMPVITATADERRNFTAPTEDDSHETKQRSSN, via the exons ATGTCAGCTGAAGAGGGAAAAGCAGATGCACAGCTCTTCCAGCTCCTCTCCAATCTGCTCCAGCAG GTGGAATCGCTGACCAACCAAGAAGAAGTTGAATTGCGTTCCAAAATTGAAGCTCTAGGATTGGAGGTTACCAAAGTTCCCTCAAAGTCGTCCCAGAATCTTGATGAG CTGGAAATTGCCAGAGAGTTGGACAAATTATCCGCAAAGTTGGATGACGTCAACGAGCTGATATCATCCACCATGGCTACAGATCCACAGGTGCAGTCACTATTGAGTGGCACCGCAGATGTATGGATGCCAGTTATTACTGCTACTGCTGATGAGAGACGTAATTTCACTGCCCCAACTGAAGACGATAGCcatgaaacaaaacaaagaagttCCAATTAA
- the LOC120014651 gene encoding AAA-ATPase At4g25835-like: MEILSQMWSLLGLLTVLQNILPSQLLCLLHSFYESLQDLISPYSYFEIPEFNGYCGVDVNDLYRHVSLYLNSVNPSASCRRLTLSRSISSNRITFTVAPNHSVHDTFKGHSVSWTHHVDTVQDSLEEKRSFTLTLPKRHRQAILTPYLEQVTSRAEEFERVSRERRLFTNNGHGSYESGWVSVPFRHPSTFETLALEPQLKKQITDDLTAFANGKEYYHRVGRAWKRGYLLYGPPGSGKSSLIAAMANYLRYDVYDLELTKVTDNSELRALLIQTANRSIIVIEDIDCSVDLTADRMSKSTAKKSQQPGAKNSVEETGRVTLSGLLNFTDGLWSCCGEERIIVFTTNHRENVDPALVRCGRMDVHVSLGTCGVHAFKALLANYLGLDSHPLLDVVDSCIRSGGSLTPAQIGEILLRNRRNADVAMKEVVSAMQGRLILTGGTRRDITEYDDGVTRSPESVLTAVGSPENWESSPGRFGGKKRKQEGCNWDKRVNFLVRLRSLTKSDSGRSK; this comes from the coding sequence ATGGAAATCCTCTCACAGATGTGGTCGCTACTCGGCCTTCTCACTGTTCTCCAGAACATCCTGCCATCACAGCTCCTCTGCCTTCTCCACTCCTTCTACGAGTCTCTCCAAGACCTCATCTCCCCTTACTCCTACTTCGAAATCCCCGAATTCAATGGCTACTGCGGCGTTGATGTGAATGACCTCTACCGTCATGTTAGCCTTTACCTCAACTCCGTTAACCCCTCCGCCTCCTGCCGCCGCCTTACCCTCTCTCGCTCTATATCCTCCAACCGGATTACCTTCACTGTAGCTCCCAACCATTCCGTCCACGATACCTTCAAAGGCCACTCCGTCTCCTGGACGCATCACGTCGACACCGTCCAAGACTCCTTGGAAGAGAAACGTAGCTTCACTCTCACGCTACCGAAACGACATCGCCAAGCGATTTTGACACCATACCTGGAGCAGGTGACTTCACGTGCTGAGGAGTTCGAGCGTGTTTCGCGTGAGCGGAGGCTGTTTACTAACAACGGTCACGGATCATACGAGTCCGGTTGGGTTTCCGTTCCCTTCCGTCATCCTTCCACGTTTGAAACACTGGCGCTTGAGCCACAACTCAAGAAGCAAATCACGGACGACTTGACGGCGTTCGCTAATGGCAAAGAGTATTACCATAGAGTGGGTCGGGCATGGAAGCGCGGGTACTTACTGTACGGCCCGCCCGGGTCTGGCAAATCGAGCTTGATTGCAGCCATGGCTAATTACTTGCGCTATGACGTTTATGACCTTGAACTCACCAAAGTCACCGACAATTCAGAGCTTCGAGCTCTACTCATTCAAACCGCAAACCGATCCATCATTGTCATCGAAGACATTGATTGTTCAGTCGATCTAACTGCCGATAGGATGTCAAAATCAACAGCGAAGAAATCACAACAGCCGGGAGCGAAGAACAGTGTGGAGGAGACCGGGAGAGTGACGTTATCGGGCCTACTAAACTTCACCGACGGACTCTGGTCATGCTGTGGAGAGGAGAGAATCATAGTGTTCACAACGAATCACAGAGAAAATGTGGATCCAGCACTGGTCCGATGCGGGCGTATGGACGTGCACGTGAGCCTCGGCACGTGCGGGGTTCATGCGTTCAAGGCCTTGCTGGCGAACTATCTTGGGCTGGACTCGCACCCGTTGCTGGACGTGGTCGACAGTTGCATAAGATCCGGTGGGTCCCTGACGCCAGCTCAGATAGGGGAGATATTGTTGAGAAACAGAAGGAATGCTGATGTGGCGATGAAGGAGGTAGTGTCAGCAATGCAGGGGAGGCTGATATTAACTGGAGGGACTCGGAGGGATATAACGGAGTATGATGATGGAGTAACAAGGTCGCCGGAGAGTGTGCTGACTGCGGTGGGGTCGCCGGAGAATTGGGAGTCGTCGCCAGGGAGGTTTGGCGGGAAGAAGAGGAAGCAGGAAGGATGTAATTGGGATAAGAGGGTAAATTTCCTTGTTAGATTAAGATCTTTGACCAAGTCAGACTCTGGTAGAAGCAAATAA
- the LOC120015313 gene encoding uncharacterized protein LOC120015313, which translates to MGVVIIDGSTVRDFVNDEAVFNKSLDDSFDSLDINNDGVLSRSELRKAFESLRLIEAHFGMDVATPPEELTKIYNSIFDGFDLDGSGTVDKEEFKGEMKKILLAIADGLGSSPIQMALEDDEQSFLKQAADLEASKLQKPPPSAA; encoded by the coding sequence ATGGGGGTGGTGATAATCGACGGATCGACGGTGCGTGATTTCGTGAACGACGAGGCGGTCTTCAACAAGAGCTTGGATGATAGCTTCGACTCTCTGGACATCAACAACGATGGGGTTCTCTCGCGCAGTGAGTTGCGCAAGGCGTTCGAGTCACTGAGGCTAATCGAGGCCCATTTTGGGATGGACGTGGCAACCCCACCCGAGGAGCTCACCAAGATCTATAACTCCATCTTTGATGGCTTCGATCTGGACGGCAGTGGGACGGTTGATAAGGAGGAGTTCAAGGGAGAGATGAAGAAGATCTTGCTTGCAATCGCTGATGGACTTGGATCTAGCCCTATCCAGATGGCTCTTGAGGATGATGAACAGAGTTTTCTCAAACAAGCCGCCGATCTCGAGGCTTCCAAGCTCCAAAAACCTCCTCCTTCTGCTGCTTga
- the LOC120014411 gene encoding RING-H2 finger protein ATL43 has protein sequence MSSASTEASTTNPVNGGRETYWCHECDMSVTLVPSPNLLCPHCHHDFLELMDRPSPTAEYSDLIEFHRLIHQFSEPTTSTNSNAASRISVESLPTITITPSLIGEVDDGLMFCAICKDQFVIDSVGKELPCKHIYHPDCILPWLSSHNSCPLCRFKFPVEQRQPEIDDLFRDSDPDYMRFLGSLGGFEWEMLARRDGLANPNWVCPDLLRFVGRSTTVDGRIGRNWTDHEDAA, from the coding sequence ATGTCATCTGCTTCCACCGAGGCTTCCACCACCAACCCCGTCAATGGTGGAAGAGAAACCTACTGGTGTCACGAATGTGACATGAGTGTTACTCTTGTTCCTTCCCCCAACCTCCTCTGCCCTCACTGCCACCATGATTTCCTTGAGCTCATGGACCGTCCTTCACCCACCGCAGAGTACAGTGATCTCATCGAATTCCACCGTCTAATTCACCAGTTCTCTGAACCCACCACTTCCACCAACTCGAATGCTGCTTCCAGGATCTCTGTGGAATCGCTCCCTACTATTACTATCACGCCTTCCCTCATCGGCGAGGTAGACGACGGCCTTATGTTCTGTGCCATCTGTAAAGACCAATTCGTTATAGACTCCGTTGGAAAGGAGCTTCCTTGCAAGCATATCTACCATCCTGATTGCATACTCCCTTGGCTCTCGTCTCACAACTCATGTCCTCTCTGCCGATTCAAGTTCCCCGTCGAGCAACGTCAACCTGAGATTGATGATTTGTTTAGAGATTCGGACCCTGACTACATGCGTTTTCTAGGATCTCTGGGTGGATTTGAGTGGGAGATGTTGGCCAGGAGGGACGGGTTGGCCAACCCCAACTGGGTTTGCCCTGATTTGTTGCGATTCGTGGGGCGTTCTACAACCGTCGATGGAAGGATTGGTCGGAATTGGACGGACCATGAGGATGCGGCGTAA
- the LOC120015053 gene encoding citrate synthase, mitochondrial, which produces MVFFRSVSLLSRLRSRAVQQSNIGNSVRWLQIQSSSDLDLHSQLKELIPEQQERLKKIKSEYGKVQLGNITVDQVIGGMRGMIGLLWETSLLDPDEGIRFRGLSIPECQKVLPAAKPDGEPLPEGLLWLLLTGKVPSKEQVDALSKELRSRATVPDYVYKAIDALPTTAHPMTQFATGVMALQVESEFQKAYEKGIPKTKYWEPTYEDSLSLIARVPVVASYVYRRIYKDGKIIPMDDSLDYGGNFAHMLGFDSHQMQELMRLYVTIHSDHEGGNVSAHTGHLVASALSDPYLSFAAALNGLAGPLHGLANQEVLLWIKSVVDECGENITTEQLKDYVWKTLNSGKVVPGFGHGVLRKTDPRYTCQREFALKHLPDDPLFQLVSKLYEVVPPILTELGKVKNPWPNVDAHSGVLLNYFGLTEARYFTVLFGVSRSIGICSQLIWDRALGLPLERPKSVTMEWLENHCKKAASS; this is translated from the exons ATGGTGTTTTTTCGAAGCGTTTCTCTGCTTTCTAGGCTCCGCTCTCGAGCT GTCCAACAATCTAATATTGGAAATTCCGTCCGGTGGCTACAAATACAGAGCTCCTCTGATCTT GACCTTCACTCTCAGCTGAAGGAACTTATTCCAGAACAACAG GAGCGCCTGAAGAAAATAAAGTCAGAATATGGAAAAGTTCAATTGGGAAATATTACTGTTGATCAG GTAATTGGCGGCATGAGAGGAATGATAGGTCTACTGTGGGAAACCTCATTACTTGACCCAGATGAG GGAATTCGCTTCAGAGGTCTATCAATTCCTGAATGCCAGAAGGTGTTACCAGCAGCAAAACCTGATGGAGAACCTTTGCCCGAGGGCcttctttggcttcttttgacTGGAAAG GTACCAAGCAAAGAGCAGGTTGATGCCTTATCCAAGGAACTACGTAGCCGTGCCACTGTTCCAG ATTATGTTTATAAGGCAATTGATGCTCTTCCAACCACAGCTCATCCAATGACTCAGTTTGCAACTGGTGTTATGGCCCTACAG GTTGAGAGTGAATTTCAAAAGGCATATGAGAAAGGGATTCCAAAAACAAA GTATTGGGAGCCAACATATGAAGACTCTCTTAGCTTGATTGCTCGTGTGCCTGTCGTGGCTTCATATGTTTACCGAAG GATATACAAGGATGGAAAGATTATTCCTATGGATGACTCCTTGGATTATGGTGGGAATTTCGCACATATGTTGGGTTTTGATAGTCATCAGATGCAAGAGCTTATGAGGCTTTATGTCACCATTCATAG TGACCATGAAGGAGGGAATGTTAGTGCTCATACTGGCCACCTA GTTGCTAGTGCTCTTTCGGATCCCTATCTTTCATTTGCAGCTGCATTGAATGGCTTAGCTGGGCCACTCCATGGTCTGGCTAATCAG GAAGTCTTGCTCTGGATTAAATCTGTGGTAGACGAATGTGGAGAGAACATTACCACGGAGCAGCTGAAAGACTATGTCtggaaaacactaaatagtggcAAG GTTGTCCCTGGTTTTGGGCATGGAGTTTTGCGTAAAACTGATCCAAGATACACATGTCAGAGAGAGTTCGCATTAAAGCATTTACCTGATGATCCTCTGTTCCAGCTG GTTTCAAAACTTTACGAAGTTGTGCCTCCTATCCTTACTGAGCTGGGAAAG GTGAAAAACCCCTGGCCCAATGTCGATGCACACAGTGGAGTGTTGCTCAACTACTTTGGTTTGACTGAGGCGAG ATATTTCACAGTTCTCTTTGGTGTGTCGAGGAGTATTGGGATATGCTCTCAG TTGATATGGGACCGAGCTCTTGGATTACCACTTGAGAGGCCAAAAAGTGTTACAATGGAATGGCTTGAAAATCATTGCAAGAAAGCTGCTTCATCATGA
- the LOC120015625 gene encoding VQ motif-containing protein 25, protein MEGKEVMLKRNTNSNTADPITPYSSLSLHKNSHAISKFKQQKQVVIPKIRIIHIFAPQVIKTDVSNFRELVHRLTGKPDHQQKAHAKPITKKMKKRRNSTAISAPKRDTVVKPSAANMTSTLQHQDHEIHWGCGDQDSSSTSTTTAGGFLDDFDLFCLSDHFNY, encoded by the coding sequence ATGGAAGGCAAAGAAGTCATGCTGAAGAGAAACACCAACAGTAACACGGCTGACCCAATTACCCCATATTCCTCACTCTCATTGCACAAGAATtctcatgcaatttcaaagttCAAGCAGCAGAAGCAAGTAGTAATACCGAAGATTCGGATAATTCATATATTTGCACCACAAGTGATAAAGACCGATGTCTCCAATTTCAGGGAACTCGTCCACAGGCTCACTGGCAAACCTGATCATCAACAAAAAGCCCATGCCAAACCCATCAccaaaaagatgaagaagagaagaaactctACTGCTATTTCTGCTCCTAAAAGAGACACAGTGGTGAAGCCGTCGGCAGCAAACATGACGAGTACTCTACAACACCAAGACCATGAGATTCATTGGGGATGTGGCGACCAAGATTCATCAAGTACTAGTACAACTACTGCAGGTGGTTTTCTTGATGATTTTGACTTGTTTTGTTTGTCAGATCATTTTAATTATTGA